From Rhodococcus sp. B7740:
GCAGTGGTCGTCGCGGGTCGTCGGCATCGCCGGCACCGATGCCCGATACCGCCCCCGCCTCGCAGGTGACGTATTCCACCCGTCCGGAACAGGCTCTTCTGTATCGACTGTCGGGCGACAGAAACCCGTTGCACTCGGACCCGAAGTTCGCCGCCAGAGCGGGTTTCGCGCGCCCGATCCTGCATGGACTCTGTACCTACGGTGTCACCGGACGGGCGCTGCTGCACGAACTGTGCGGATCGGATCCCACGCGACTTCGATCGATGGCCGGCCGGTTCACCCACCCCGTGTACCCCGGTCAGGACGTCACGGTCTCCATCTGGGATACCACCGACGGGATCCGCTTCCGAACCTCGCTCGAGGACGGCACGACGGTGATCGACCGGGGAACGGTGGAAATCCGATGATCGACGCAACGGCACAGGCCGACGAAATCGTGTCGAGAGGATCCGAATCCCTTTCGGCGGGAGAGGCTTTCTTCGAATCCGTCGGCGGCGCATTCGTCCCCGGGCTCATGCGCGCAGTCCGTGGTCCGAGGATCTCGTTCACGGCCGACTGGTGTCGGGATTGATGGCACGCGAGGTCGAACGACTGCACATAGGGGCCGATCTGCATCCCGCGCGGATGACCACCGATCTGTTCAGACCGATCCCTATGTCGCCGTTCACGATCGACACCGTGATCCGTCGCGAGGGCAAGCGGTTGATCGTTGTCGAAGTCACCGTGCGGTCGGGTGATGTGCCGGTCGCGCTGTCGAGCGTGCAGATCCTGCGGTCCGGCCCGCCCGGTCCTGACGTCGCCTGGGTACCCGAGTATTACGCCGCTCCATCCCCGGAGACGATCGGCCCACCGCCTCGGGTGGCACCGAAGCATTTCGGAGAGGTCCGACGCGTCGAACAGTCGGTCGGTGGTCGTCGTTTCTCCTGGTTTCGCGAGACGTGCGAGCTGCTCGAGGGCCACCGGGACACCCCGTTCGGGACGTTGGCCGCTGCGGCGGATTGGGTCAGTCCCTTCACCAACATGGGGGCGGACCGATTGGCGTACATCAACGCAGACGTGACCCTCTATTGCAGCCGTCTCCCGGTTGGGCCGTGGATCGGCTTCGAGAACCTCGACCACGTCCGAAGCGGCGGTGTGTCGGTGTCGGTGTGCGCGCTGCACGACACTGTCGGCCGTATCGGGA
This genomic window contains:
- a CDS encoding acyl-CoA thioesterase domain-containing protein — encoded protein: MRPRAHARSPWSEDLVHGRLVSGLMAREVERLHIGADLHPARMTTDLFRPIPMSPFTIDTVIRREGKRLIVVEVTVRSGDVPVALSSVQILRSGPPGPDVAWVPEYYAAPSPETIGPPPRVAPKHFGEVRRVEQSVGGRRFSWFRETCELLEGHRDTPFGTLAAAADWVSPFTNMGADRLAYINADVTLYCSRLPVGPWIGFENLDHVRSGGVSVSVCALHDTVGRIGTAASAALPY